In Methylomagnum ishizawai, one DNA window encodes the following:
- a CDS encoding CheR family methyltransferase gives METLSITDKEFAQIRDFIYRKTGIAMGDSKKALVSGRLFKRLQHCGLRNFNEYFALITSGSFPKELQTAIDLLTTNETYFFREEKHFEFLKTQVLPAARRGGTYRVWSAACSSGEEPYSLAMLLADSLGGMEFDILASDISTRVLEKARRGLYPMERVERIPPEYLKRYCLRGTGEYDGMLLIEKQLRAKVRFEQVNLIAPMPDVGQFDLIFLRNVMIYFDMETKRQVVGQLLKALKPRGYFFIGHSESLMGVTDKLTMLRPSIYRHASAE, from the coding sequence ATGGAAACGCTCAGCATCACCGACAAGGAATTCGCCCAAATCCGCGATTTCATCTACCGCAAGACCGGAATCGCCATGGGCGACAGCAAGAAGGCCCTGGTGTCCGGGCGCTTGTTCAAGCGCTTGCAGCATTGCGGGCTCCGTAACTTCAACGAATATTTCGCCCTGATCACCAGCGGTTCCTTCCCCAAGGAACTCCAGACCGCCATCGATTTGTTGACCACCAACGAGACCTATTTCTTCCGCGAAGAAAAGCATTTCGAGTTCCTGAAGACCCAGGTGTTGCCTGCGGCCAGGCGCGGCGGCACCTACCGGGTGTGGAGCGCGGCCTGTTCCTCCGGGGAGGAACCTTATAGCCTCGCGATGTTGCTGGCCGACAGCCTGGGCGGGATGGAGTTCGATATCTTGGCCTCGGATATCAGCACCCGCGTCCTGGAGAAGGCCCGCCGGGGCTTGTATCCGATGGAACGGGTGGAGCGGATCCCCCCCGAATACCTCAAGCGCTATTGCCTGCGGGGGACCGGGGAGTACGACGGCATGTTGCTGATCGAGAAGCAACTGCGGGCCAAGGTGCGTTTCGAGCAGGTCAACCTGATCGCGCCCATGCCCGATGTCGGCCAGTTCGACCTGATTTTCTTACGCAACGTGATGATTTATTTCGACATGGAAACCAAACGGCAGGTGGTCGGGCAGTTATTGAAGGCGCTCAAACCACGGGGCTATTTCTTTATCGGCCATTCCGAGAGCCTGATGGGCGTCACCGACAAGCTCACCATGCTGCGACCCTCGATTTACCGCCATGCATCCGCCGAGTGA
- a CDS encoding chemotaxis protein CheD — MHPPSDLIEIFLQPGEFYFGGENTRIRTLLGSCIAITFWHPQARFGGMCHFLLPRRPDPAPRGHLDGRYGDEALLWLIREAVAHHTDPGKYEVKVFGGGNMFPGSSASGRGEVGLRNIERAFRLLGAYGLPVAAKHVGGHGHRNLIFDVWSGHVWLKFVRTDGQGPG; from the coding sequence ATGCATCCGCCGAGTGACCTCATAGAAATCTTTCTACAGCCAGGGGAGTTTTATTTCGGTGGGGAGAATACCCGAATCCGCACTTTGCTGGGTTCCTGCATCGCCATCACTTTCTGGCATCCCCAAGCCCGCTTCGGCGGGATGTGCCATTTCCTCCTGCCCCGCCGTCCCGATCCGGCACCGCGCGGGCACTTGGACGGGCGCTATGGCGACGAGGCGCTGCTTTGGCTGATCCGCGAGGCGGTGGCCCACCATACCGATCCCGGCAAGTACGAGGTCAAGGTGTTCGGCGGCGGCAATATGTTCCCCGGTTCGAGCGCCTCCGGGCGGGGCGAAGTGGGGCTGCGCAACATCGAGCGGGCTTTCCGCTTGCTCGGGGCTTATGGGCTGCCCGTGGCGGCCAAGCATGTGGGCGGACACGGCCATCGCAACCTGATCTTCGATGTGTGGAGCGGCCATGTCTGGTTGAAATTCGTGCGGACGGACGGCCAGGGGCCGGGCTGA
- a CDS encoding protein-glutamate methylesterase/protein-glutamine glutaminase — MKPINVLIVDDSAVVRQIVSALVARDPSIQVMAAVSDPILAMERMKRQWPDVILLDIEMPRMDGITFLKKIMEERPTPVVICSTLTERGAETTLQALSAGAVGILTKPKLGLKKFLEESSIEFIDAVKSAAQANLRRLGPTPRPSAAANPAAVPHVPPPAPKSTPDSRALARTTDRIVAIGTSTGGTQALEVLLTALPRVSPGLVIVQHMPERFTAMFAQRLDGLCAIEVREAKDGDRVLPGLALIAPGGKHMRVKLSGAQYMVEVLDGPLVNRHRPSVDVLFRSVAKYAGKNALGIIMTGMGDDGARGLKEMHEAGADTIAQDEDSCVVFGMPKEAIKLGAAGRVLTLRALAPAIQAYGA; from the coding sequence ATGAAACCCATCAATGTCTTGATCGTCGACGATTCCGCCGTGGTGCGCCAGATCGTCTCCGCCCTGGTGGCCCGCGACCCCTCGATCCAGGTGATGGCGGCGGTGTCCGATCCCATCCTGGCCATGGAGCGCATGAAGCGCCAATGGCCGGATGTCATCCTCCTCGATATCGAAATGCCGCGCATGGACGGCATCACCTTCCTCAAGAAGATCATGGAAGAGCGGCCCACCCCGGTGGTGATCTGCTCGACCCTGACCGAGCGCGGCGCGGAAACCACCTTGCAAGCCCTGTCGGCCGGCGCGGTCGGTATCCTGACCAAGCCCAAGCTGGGGCTCAAGAAATTCCTGGAGGAGTCCTCCATCGAGTTCATCGACGCGGTGAAGAGCGCCGCCCAGGCCAATCTGCGCCGGCTCGGGCCCACGCCCAGGCCGTCCGCCGCCGCGAACCCGGCGGCGGTGCCCCACGTCCCGCCGCCCGCGCCCAAATCCACCCCCGATTCCCGCGCCCTGGCCAGGACCACCGACCGCATCGTCGCCATCGGCACCTCGACCGGCGGCACCCAGGCGCTGGAAGTCTTGTTGACCGCCCTGCCCAGGGTGTCGCCGGGGTTGGTGATCGTCCAGCACATGCCCGAGCGCTTCACCGCCATGTTCGCCCAGCGCCTCGACGGCCTGTGCGCCATCGAGGTGCGAGAGGCCAAGGACGGCGACCGGGTGTTGCCGGGGCTGGCCTTGATCGCGCCGGGCGGGAAGCATATGCGGGTCAAGCTCAGCGGTGCCCAATATATGGTCGAAGTGCTGGACGGCCCCTTGGTCAACCGCCACCGGCCTTCGGTGGACGTGCTGTTCCGTTCGGTCGCCAAGTACGCCGGCAAGAACGCTTTGGGGATCATCATGACCGGCATGGGCGACGACGGCGCCAGGGGACTCAAGGAGATGCACGAGGCCGGGGCCGACACCATCGCCCAGGACGAGGACTCCTGCGTGGTGTTCGGCATGCCCAAGGAGGCGATCAAGCTGGGGGCGGCGGGGCGGGTGTTGACGCTGCGGGCCTTGGCTCCGGCGATCCAGGCCTATGGCGCGTAA
- a CDS encoding LysR substrate-binding domain-containing protein produces the protein MNLRGIDLNLFTVFEAVYEERNQARAAARLGMTQPAVSNAVNRLRYVLKDPLLVGGSRGVNPTPAADALYKQVRGALDLIREGVEHGREFDPASTERAFKVATPYGGGVLLAVGLHNWIRREAPRATLSIRPLEQSEEIPRLLREGILDLAIDYVRYPDPALVHGLLEMERLVVIARRDHPRMRGPLTLEMLEAEEQVACYDPHPPQDRPNALEDAMAAFPARVAIEVWSALGLPAVVGQTDLVALLPERFAALCAERFGLEIFPLPYPAPEVAVFLIWHQAREKDAAHHWLREGVKRAMRTLEPPHDPAVAALYAP, from the coding sequence ATGAATCTCAGGGGTATCGATCTGAATTTGTTCACCGTCTTCGAGGCGGTCTACGAGGAACGCAACCAAGCCCGCGCCGCCGCCCGGCTGGGCATGACCCAGCCTGCGGTCAGCAACGCCGTCAACCGTCTGCGCTATGTGCTGAAAGACCCGCTGCTGGTCGGAGGTTCCAGGGGCGTGAACCCCACGCCCGCGGCCGACGCCCTGTACAAACAGGTGCGCGGCGCTTTGGACTTGATCCGGGAGGGGGTGGAGCATGGCCGGGAGTTCGATCCCGCATCGACCGAACGGGCGTTCAAGGTGGCGACACCCTATGGGGGCGGGGTGTTGTTGGCGGTGGGATTGCACAATTGGATACGGCGGGAAGCGCCCAGGGCGACACTATCGATCCGCCCGCTCGAACAGTCCGAGGAAATCCCCCGCCTGCTGCGGGAAGGCATCCTGGACCTGGCCATCGATTATGTGCGCTATCCCGACCCGGCCCTGGTGCATGGACTGCTGGAAATGGAAAGATTGGTCGTCATCGCCCGGCGGGACCATCCCCGGATGCGTGGCCCATTGACCTTGGAAATGCTGGAAGCCGAAGAGCAGGTCGCCTGCTACGACCCGCATCCGCCCCAGGACCGGCCCAATGCGCTCGAAGACGCGATGGCGGCGTTCCCGGCGCGGGTGGCCATCGAAGTCTGGTCGGCCTTGGGCTTGCCTGCGGTGGTGGGACAAACCGACCTGGTGGCGCTACTCCCCGAGCGCTTCGCGGCGCTGTGCGCGGAGCGGTTCGGTTTGGAGATTTTCCCGTTACCCTATCCCGCCCCGGAGGTGGCCGTGTTCCTGATCTGGCACCAAGCGCGGGAAAAGGACGCCGCCCATCACTGGCTGAGGGAGGGTGTCAAGCGGGCCATGCGGACGCTGGAACCGCCGCATGATCCGGCGGTCGCGGCGCTTTACGCGCCATAG
- a CDS encoding sigma-54 interaction domain-containing protein — translation MFELLLGRNPAFQALLRDAQTAAAANVTVLIAGETGTGKELLAQALHHHSARAAKPYATLNCAAVAEGLAESELFGHRRGAFTGADADGTGRLRAAHGGTLFLDEADSLPPALQAKLLRFLESGEIQPLGETTTRKVDVRLIAATNADLEAQVACGLFRADLYYRLNVLPLRIPPLRQRPDDVPLLAGHFMRLFAARYQRREAVFNVDAMIAMAEYAWPGNVRELRNVCERLAIFRAGEVVGVGDLPPEIPGYSRPYRPVAGFPVKARGRGAAGFGMGKYRVN, via the coding sequence ATGTTCGAATTGCTGCTCGGCCGCAACCCCGCCTTCCAAGCCTTGCTGCGGGATGCCCAGACCGCCGCCGCCGCCAACGTGACCGTGCTGATCGCCGGGGAAACCGGTACTGGTAAGGAGTTATTGGCCCAAGCCCTGCACCATCATAGCGCCCGCGCCGCTAAACCCTACGCCACGCTGAATTGCGCGGCGGTAGCGGAGGGGCTGGCGGAATCCGAATTGTTCGGCCACCGCCGGGGCGCGTTCACCGGGGCCGATGCCGATGGCACCGGGCGGCTGCGGGCGGCCCATGGGGGGACGCTGTTCCTGGACGAGGCCGATTCCCTGCCGCCCGCCTTGCAGGCCAAACTGCTGCGCTTCCTCGAAAGCGGCGAAATCCAGCCCTTGGGGGAAACCACCACCCGCAAGGTCGATGTGCGCCTCATCGCCGCGACCAACGCCGACCTGGAGGCCCAGGTCGCCTGTGGCTTGTTCCGCGCCGACCTCTACTACCGGCTGAACGTGCTGCCCTTGCGCATCCCGCCGCTTCGGCAACGCCCGGACGATGTGCCCTTGCTGGCGGGCCATTTCATGCGGCTGTTCGCGGCCCGTTACCAGCGGCGGGAGGCGGTGTTCAACGTGGATGCCATGATCGCCATGGCGGAATACGCCTGGCCGGGCAATGTCCGGGAATTGCGGAATGTGTGCGAGCGGTTGGCCATCTTCCGGGCCGGTGAAGTGGTCGGGGTCGGGGATTTACCGCCGGAGATACCGGGGTATTCCAGGCCGTACAGGCCGGTGGCCGGTTTTCCGGTGAAGGCGCGGGGGCGGGGGGCCGCCGGGTTCGGGATGGGGAAATACCGGGTGAATTGA